The genomic DNA TTCGCGCGGTAAAGATGAATTGAGATAAGCTGCCGATACCCCACTTTGCAATAAACTGTCGACTTGGTCCTTCATCAACGAAATTAATGGTGACACGACCACAGTAACGCCAGGCAACACAATAGCAGGCAATTGATAGCACATACTTTTGCCGCCACCAGTAGGCATAATCACTAAGGTATCTTGGCCTTGTAAACTTTGCTCAATGACTTCTCGCTGCCCTTCACGAAAGGCGCGATAACCAAACACTTGCTGCAAGCTTGCAGCAAGTACATCTTGCTCTGTCGTCAACACATCTGAGGACGCAATATTGGCCGAAATCGGAGTATCCATTACACTACATCATCATTCAAGGGGCACTCATTTTAAAGCACTCAGCCACAGATGTCTTGAACCAAAACACCTTTACGCTGTTTTCACCCAAGATAGAAGATTGAGTCAATGTCACTTTAGGGTTAGATTAAATACTCTTTAGCAGTAAGCCACCCCTACAAACAACAAGCATAATAATTATAAAACAGACAAGGATTGCTCATGACCACCGCTATTCAAACCCAAGTATTACAACAAGTTGCACAAATATTTGACCAACATGTTCCGTTTCATAATCTACTCGGATTAGACATAAAACATTACGACATCAATGGGGTTGAAGTGGTGATAAAAATGAAGCCTGAGCTTATTGGTAATATTCATCAAAACATTTTACATGGTGGTGTCACAGCAACCTTACTCGATGTTGTCGGCGGGCTCACGGTATTTGCTGGGCTAGTTGCCAGTAAAGAAAATTGGACAATAGAGGAATTACAACAACGTTTAACCACCTTAAGCACTATCGATATGCGCGTCGACTTTCTTCGTCCGGGTCGCGGTGAAGTCTTCACTGGCACAGGCAGTGTTATCCGAGCGGGTAATCGCGTATCAGTTTGTCGGATGGAGTTACATAATGAACAAGGGGTCCACATCGCCTTCGGCACAGGGACTTATATGGTGGG from Shewanella psychromarinicola includes the following:
- a CDS encoding thioesterase family protein, with translation MTTAIQTQVLQQVAQIFDQHVPFHNLLGLDIKHYDINGVEVVIKMKPELIGNIHQNILHGGVTATLLDVVGGLTVFAGLVASKENWTIEELQQRLTTLSTIDMRVDFLRPGRGEVFTGTGSVIRAGNRVSVCRMELHNEQGVHIAFGTGTYMVG